CGTGCCGAAACCCTGTTTTCCGATCTGGTGGCCATGGATGCGCTGGCCCCGTCGGCGCTGCGGCACCTCATCGCCATCTATCAGCACGAGCGCGAATGGCACAAGGCGATCGATCACGCGCGTCGGCTGGAAACGATGACCAGCGAAGACGAGTCGCCGATGATCGCGCAGTTCTACTGCGAACTGGCCGAGCAGTCGCGCCAGCACGGCGCCCGCACCGAAGCGCGCGACTATGTCCGCGAGGCGTTCGCCTGCCAGCACGACTGCGTGCGCGCGCACATGATCGCCGGGCGCCTTTCGTCCGAAGACGATGACCTGCCGCACGCCATCACGTCGTACGAGGCCGCCATCGCCGCCGATATCGCCTTCGTTCCGGAAATCCTGCCGCCGCTGCTCAACTGCTATGCGCGCTCGCAGCAGATGGACCGTGCCGAGACCTTCCTGCGCGAGATCATGGAGCGCTACCACGGCATCTCGCCGGTGCTGGCGCTGACACGTCTGTACGAGGGCAGGGACGGTGAACGCACCGCCATCGATTTCCTGACCGGGCAGCTGCGCAAGCGGCCGTCCGTGCGAGGCCTGATGGCGCTCATCGACGCCACGATGGACAAGGTGTCCGGTGAGGCGCGGGAGAACTACCTGATCCTGCGCGACCTCACGCGCAAGCTGCTCGAGGGCCAGGCCATGTATCGCTGCAGTCGCTGTGGTTTCGGCGCCAAGGCCCATCATTGGCAATGCCCCAGCTGCAAGAGCTG
This DNA window, taken from Luteibacter sp. 9135, encodes the following:
- the lapB gene encoding lipopolysaccharide assembly protein LapB; amino-acid sequence: MNPIWLLALVPPLAFVSGWWFARRTHTRRSGERVNALSSDYFRGLNYLLNEEQDKALEVFLRLAEYNRDTVETHLALGNLFRKRGEVDRAIRLHQHLVSRPGLSDEMKTVALLELGEDYMRAGLLDRAETLFSDLVAMDALAPSALRHLIAIYQHEREWHKAIDHARRLETMTSEDESPMIAQFYCELAEQSRQHGARTEARDYVREAFACQHDCVRAHMIAGRLSSEDDDLPHAITSYEAAIAADIAFVPEILPPLLNCYARSQQMDRAETFLREIMERYHGISPVLALTRLYEGRDGERTAIDFLTGQLRKRPSVRGLMALIDATMDKVSGEARENYLILRDLTRKLLEGQAMYRCSRCGFGAKAHHWQCPSCKSWGTVRPIHGVANE